In a single window of the Alosa sapidissima isolate fAloSap1 chromosome 18, fAloSap1.pri, whole genome shotgun sequence genome:
- the cnga1b gene encoding cGMP-gated cation channel alpha-1: MSTRVTPQVTILVPPPGSALERIEEVSEDSQNITGQPVPTPGLFNVNNNNNNEEEEKEKKKKEKKEKKEKKEKKKEKKEKKEKKLKEKEEKERKEKEEKEKKEKEEKEKKEKEKKEPPKEIYVVDPAGNMYYNWLFVITVPVMYNWTIIIARACFEEMQHDYLTSWLILDYVADMVYLADMAFRTRTGYLEQGLLVKDEAKLRDRYKKSLQFKLDLISMIPTDIFYLVFGMNYPEIRMNKLFRVGRMFEFFERTETRTNFPNVFRISNLVMYILIIIHWNACMYYSVSKWIGFGNDGFVYPDPSDPEFARLVRKYAYSMYWSTLTLTTIGETPPPEKNSEYFFVVTDFLVGVLIFATIVGNVGSMITNMNQARADFQARIDSIKQYMAFRHVSKDLERRVIKSFDYLWTNKKAVDEREVLKYLPDKLRAEIAINVHLDTLKKVRIFADCEAGLLVELVLKLQPQVFSPGDYICKKGDIGREMYIIKEGKLAVVADDGIKQFVVLSDGSYFGEISILAIKGSKAGNRRTANIRSIGYSDLFCLSKDDLMEALTEYPDAKAMLEEKGRQILLKDNLLDLELAAQGPDPKEMEEKVIHMGMSLEVLQTRYARLLAEHEAAEGKLKKRVSRLERKMAVSAGVVFSTEMVEPEKKD, encoded by the exons ATGTCTACAAGGGTGACGCCACAGGTTACGATCCTGGTCCCGCCTCCAGGGAGTGCCCTGGAGCGGATAGAGGAGGTTTCCGAAGACTCCCAGAATATCAC AGGTCAACCAGTACCCACTCCAGGACTCTTTAACgtcaataataacaacaacaatgaagA agaagagaaggagaaaaagaagaaagagaaaaaggagaagaaagaaaagaaggaaaa aaaaaaagagaaaaaagagaaaaaggagaagaagctgaaggagaaagaagagaaagagaggaaggaaaaggaggagaaggagaagaaggagaaagaggagaaggagaagaaggagaaagagaagaaagagcc ACCCAAAGAGATCTATGTAGTGGACCCAGCAGGAAACATGTACTACAACTGGCTCTTTGTCATTACGGTGCCTGTCATGTACAACTGGACAATAATAATTGCCag GGCATGTTTTGAGGAGATGCAGCATGACTACTTGACATCCTGGCTCATCTTGGACTATGTGGCTGATATGGTGTACCTGGCAGACATGGCATTCCGTACTCGCACAG gttaCCTAGAGCAAGGCTTGCTGGTGAAAGATGAGGCAAAGCTGCGTGACCGGTACAAAAAGAGTCTCCAATTCAAGCTGGACCTGATCTCCATGATCCCCACCGACATCTTCTACTTGGTGTTCGGCATGAACTACCCCGAGATCCGCATGAACAAGCTGTTCCGCGTGGGTCGCATGTTTGAGTTCTTTGAGCGCACCGAGACGCGCACCAACTTCCCCAACGTCTTCCGCATCTCCAACCTCGTCATGtacatcctcatcatcatccacTGGAACGCCTGCATGTACTACTCTGTCTCCAAGTGGATCGGCTTTGGGAACGACGGCTTCGTCTACCCGGACCCCTCCGACCCTGAGTTCGCCCGGCTTGTGCGCAAATATGCCTACAGCATGTACTGGTCCACACTGACCCTCACCACCATCGGCGAGACGCCCCCTCCTGAGAAGAACTCCGAGTACTTCTTTGTCGTCACCGACTTCCTGGTGGGCGTGCTGATTTTCGCTACCATCGTCGGTAACGTGGGCTCCATGATCACCAACATGAACCAGGCTAGGGCTGACTTCCAGGCCCGCATCGACTCCATCAAGCAATACATGGCTTTCCGCCACGTCTCGAAAGACCTGGAGCGGCGTGTGATCAAGTCGTTCGACTACCTGTGGACCAACAAGAAGGCTGTGGACGAGCGCGAGGTGCTCAAGTACCTGCCCGACAAGCTGAGAGCCGAGATAGCCATCAACGTCCACCTGGACACGCTCAAGAAGGTGCGCATCTTCGCTGACTGTGAGGCCGGCTTGCTGGTGGAGCTGGTGCTGAAGCTGCAGCCCCAGGTGTTTAGCCCTGGTGATTACATCTGCAAGAAGGGCGATATTGGCCGTGAGATGTACATCATCAAGGAGGGGAAGCTTGCGGTGGTGGCTGATGACGGCATCAAACAATTTGTCGTGCTGAGCGACGGTAGCTACTTCGGCGAGATCAGCATCTTGGCCATCAAGGGCAGCAAGGCGGGCAACCGCCGGACAGCCAACATTCGCAGCATTGGCTACTCAGACCTCTTCTGCCTGTCCAAGGACGACCTGATGGAGGCGCTCACCGAGTACCCCGACGCCAAGGCCATGTTGGAGGAGAAAGGGCGGCAGATCCTGCTCAAGGACAACCTGCTGGACCTGGAGCTGGCTGCCCAGGGCCCCGACCccaaggagatggaggagaaggtcATTCACATGGGCATGAGCTTGGAGGTGCTCCAGACACGCTACGCCCGCCTGCTGGCTGAGCACGAGGCCGCAGAGGGCAAGCTGAAGAAGCGCGTCTCGCGCCTGGAGAGGAAGATGGCCGTCAGCGCGGGGGTGGTCTTCTCCACCGAGATGGTGGAGCCCGAGAAGAAGGACTAg
- the LOC121690185 gene encoding uncharacterized protein LOC121690185, which translates to MEVQETQTYNQLPITHIPEALVPTPEALVHTPAPENRVQYVVVNPGVQDPQGQVLLFPTPSPTLSSITQEPLQPDPQGQVLSVWTDPLLVPLLPAVEPVLTNPMFFPVWSQPGPSADQNTQAQALFPSWTTSSTSESDSESSEEGAIPPVIYMLPVSVEMPNADLSQQGQGAPEDPEGLLLPTVPTDSPTFAHLGAAAPNTTLTPALTGVTGPGTNAPDLPAGVQQEARGKSGVKEAHSPCAPESAIVGTQKETAGRTESLTLTHIASRGDGA; encoded by the exons ATGGAAGTTCAAGAGACGCAGACATACAACCAGctccccatcacacacattccAGAGGCACTGGTACCCACTCCAGAGGCACTGGTACACACTCCAGCACCCGAGAACAGAGTTCAG TATGTAGTAGTTAATCCTGGAGTGCAGGATCCTCAGGGCCAGGTGCTTCTCTTCCCAACCCCTTCTCCAACACTCAGCAGCATCACCCAAGAGCCTCTGCAGCCAGACCCCCAGGGACAG gtgctGAGTGTGTGGACTGATCCTCTTTTAGTGCCCCTCCTCCCTGCTGTGGAGCCTGTTCTG ACTAATCCGATGTTTTTCCCAGTATGGTCTCAGCCTGGACCCTCTGCAGAccaaaacacacaggcacag GCCCTTTTCCCATCATGGACAACTTCATCCACATCAGAG TCAGACTCCGAGAGCTCAGAAGAGGGAGCTATACCACCT GTGATCTATATGCTCCCTGTCAGTGTTGAGATGCCCAATGCCGATCTGTCACAACAAGGCCAGGGTGCCCCTGAGGACCCAGAGGGCCTGTTGCTCCCCACTGTGCCCACCGACTCACCCACCTTTGCCCACTTAGGCGCAGCAGCACCCAACACCACTCTCACTCCAGCACTCACAGGGGTAACTGGACCAGGGACAAATGCCCCAGATCTGCCAGCAGGGGTGCAGCAGGAGGCAAGGGGGAAGAGTGGGGTAAAGGAGGCCCACAGTCCCTGTGCCCCAGAGTCGGCCATCGTTGGCACACAGAAAGAGACTGCGGGGAGGACGGAGtcccttacactcacacacatcgcGTCCAGAGGAGATGGAGCCTGA